One Pseudomonas brassicacearum genomic region harbors:
- a CDS encoding OprD family porin, which translates to MLFASRHLTAPGHAPSSLKPVWLLVILSGSTAPAMAAEIPQSAPGLLEGARLEVLSRNFYLNNDYRSPTPAGKSYKQEWTQGFIASFESGFTPGTIGVGVDAHGFLGLKLDGGKGHSGTGLLPLNDDGRSEEGYSSAGGALKLKASRTTLAVGEMTVESPVFDTADKRLQPEYASGLLLCSREFDGVDLQAGHFSAFKNQDASTGKGDFSGYGATTRNGAIDFIGADLFTGQTLGGALYASQLSDTWRQYYANLHTTLGDLFLDGNLYRTRDQGKASAGAIDTTAYSLLGKYRINAQAFTLAYQKINGDTPFDFVGGDSIYLANSIKYADFNGPGERSWQARYDLDLGALGIPGLNFMARYVTGRGIDGNHAPQGGAYNPFDADTGTYRSAQGDGGRHWERDLDLHYIVQSGPAKDLSLQLSHVTHRANSSQGGDDIDRLYIVIQYPLKLGPF; encoded by the coding sequence ATGCTGTTTGCATCAAGACACCTCACCGCCCCGGGACACGCACCCTCCTCCCTGAAACCCGTTTGGCTACTTGTGATACTCAGCGGCAGCACCGCACCAGCAATGGCGGCAGAAATCCCACAAAGCGCTCCCGGCTTGCTCGAGGGCGCAAGGCTTGAGGTACTCAGCCGCAACTTCTACCTCAACAATGACTATCGCTCACCGACACCGGCGGGCAAAAGCTACAAACAGGAATGGACCCAAGGCTTCATCGCCTCGTTCGAGTCCGGCTTCACCCCGGGCACGATCGGCGTGGGTGTCGATGCCCATGGGTTCCTGGGTTTGAAGCTGGACGGCGGCAAGGGGCATTCAGGGACGGGCTTATTGCCGTTGAATGATGATGGGCGAAGCGAAGAGGGTTACTCCAGCGCTGGCGGCGCGCTGAAACTCAAGGCCTCACGGACCACCCTGGCGGTCGGCGAAATGACGGTAGAGAGCCCGGTATTCGACACAGCAGACAAGCGCCTGCAACCGGAATACGCCAGCGGCCTGCTGCTCTGCAGCCGAGAATTCGACGGGGTCGATTTGCAGGCGGGCCACTTCAGTGCGTTCAAGAATCAGGACGCCTCGACCGGCAAGGGTGACTTTTCCGGTTACGGGGCGACAACGCGCAACGGCGCCATCGACTTCATCGGCGCCGACCTGTTCACCGGCCAAACCCTGGGCGGTGCGCTCTATGCCAGCCAGCTGAGCGATACCTGGCGTCAGTACTATGCCAACCTGCACACCACCCTTGGCGACCTGTTCCTCGATGGCAACCTGTACCGAACCCGCGACCAAGGCAAGGCCAGCGCCGGGGCCATCGACACCACAGCCTATAGCCTGCTCGGTAAATATCGGATCAATGCCCAGGCGTTCACCCTGGCCTATCAGAAAATCAACGGCGACACGCCCTTCGATTTCGTCGGTGGCGATTCCATCTACCTGGCCAACTCGATCAAATACGCCGACTTCAACGGCCCGGGCGAGCGCTCCTGGCAAGCACGCTACGACCTCGACCTGGGCGCATTGGGCATTCCCGGCCTGAACTTCATGGCCCGCTATGTGACTGGTCGCGGCATAGACGGCAACCATGCCCCACAAGGCGGTGCCTACAACCCGTTCGATGCGGACACTGGCACCTACCGTTCGGCGCAAGGGGACGGCGGACGTCATTGGGAGCGTGACCTGGACCTGCATTACATTGTGCAATCAGGCCCGGCCAAGGACCTGTCGTTGCAACTGTCCCACGTCACCCACCGCGCCAACAGCAGCCAGGGCGGCGATGACATCGACCGGCTGTACATCGTCATCCAGTACCCGCTCAAACTGGGGCCATTCTGA